The following are encoded in a window of Sciurus carolinensis unplaced genomic scaffold, mSciCar1.2, whole genome shotgun sequence genomic DNA:
- the Nlrp3 gene encoding NACHT, LRR and PYD domains-containing protein 3 isoform X3 has translation MASVRCRLARYLEDLEDADLKKFKMHLEDFPLQKGCARLPRGHTERADPVDLATLMIDFNGEERAWAMALCIFAAINRRDLYEKARQEQPEQEDTRVPNPTVVCQEDSTEEEWKSLLTCLSRISICKKKHDYREEYRRHVRSRFHRIEDRNARLGESANLNKRYTRLRLVKEHPSQQQREQELLAIGGAKAWDSPMSPVRLELLFEPEDQHAEPVHTVVFQGAAGIGKTILARKIMLDWASGTLFQDKFDYLFYIHCREVSLVTPRSLGDLIVSCCPGPSPPVHRIMRRPSRILFLMDGFDELQGAFDEHLGVVCTDWRKAERGDVLLSSLIRKKLLPEASLLVTTRPVALEKLQHLLDRPRHVEILGFSEARRKEYFFKYFSDEAQAREAFGLIQENEVLFTMCFIPLVCWIVCTGLRQQMESGQGLAQTSKTTTAVYVFFLSSLLQSRGGGQEQRLSAHLRGLCSLAADGIWNQKILFEERDLRDHGLQEGDVSAFLQMNLFQKEVDCEKLYSFIHMTFQEFFAAMYYLLEEEEAEEDQEAGRPLRRPLLPHPLLPHRPPLPHRDVRVLLENYGKFEKGYLIFVVRFLFGLVNQERTSYLERKLSCKISQQVRVELLKWIEAKAKAKKLQVQPSQLELFYCLYEMQEEGFVQRALDHFPKMEINLSTRMDHVVSSFCIKNCRCVETLSLGFLHTLPKEEEEEEEEESRHLHASQHALLGPHAASSPSLLRCSLTSSFCRGLFSVLSSSRCLTELDLSDNALGDPGMRVLCEALQQPGCSIQRLCNQKLVELDLSDNALGDFGVRLLGVGLRHLLCCLQKLWLVSCCLTSACCQDLAAVLSASRSLTRLYIGENALGDSGMRILCETAKHPQCSLQKLGLVNSGLTSACCSALSSVLRTNRSLTHLYLRGNALGDAGLKLLCEGLLLPSCRLQVLELDNCSLTSHCCWDLSMILTSNRSLQKLSLSNNDLGDLGVMMLCEVLRQRGCFLRNLQLCEMYFNHEAKRALEMLQEERPELTVVFEPLW, from the exons AAGACACACGGGTCCCCAATCCCACTGTGGTGTGCCAGGAAGACAgcactgaagaggagtggaagAGTTTACTGACCTGTCTTTCCAGAATCTCGATTTGTAAAAAGAAGCATG ATTACCGCGAGGAGTACCGGCGGCACGTGAGGAGCAGGTTCCACCGCATCGAGGACAGGAACGCGCGCCTGGGCGAGAGCGCGAACCTCAACAAGCGCTACACGCGGCTGCGTCTGGTCAAGGAGCACCCGAGCCAGCAGCAGCGGGAGCAGGAGCTGCTGGCCATCGGCGGGGCCAAGGCGTGGGACAGCCCCATGAGCCCCGTCAGGCTGGAGCTGCTGTTCGAGCCCGAGGACCAGCACGCCGAGCCCGTGCACACGGTGGTGTTCCAGGGAGCCGCTGGCATCGGGAAGACCATCCTGGCCAGGAAGATCATGTTGGACTGGGCGTCGGGGACACTCTTCCAGGACAAGTTTGACTATCTGTTCTACATTCACTGTCGCGAGGTGAGCCTGGTGACCCCGAGGAGCCTGGGGGACCTGATCGTTAGCTGCTGCCCTGGCCCCAGCCCGCCCGTGCACAGGATCATGCGCAGGCCCTCCAGGATCCTCTTCCTCATGGACGGCTTCGACGAGCTGCAGGGCGCCTTTGACGAGCACCTGGGCGTGGTCTGCACCGACTGGCGGAAGGCCGAGCGGGGGGACGTCCTCCTGAGCAGCCTCATCAGGAAGAAGCTGCTGCCCGAGGCCTCTCTGCTGGTCACCACCAGGCCCGTGGCCCTGGAGAAGCTGCAGCACCTGCTGGACCGCCCTCGGCACGTGGAGATCCTGGGCTTCTCCGAGGCCAGGAGGAAGGAGTACTTCTTCAAGTACTTCTCGGATGAGGCGCAAGCCAGGGAGGCCTTCGGGCTGATCCAGGAGAACGAGGTCCTCTTCACCATGTGCTTCATCCCCCTGGTCTGCTGGATCGTGTGCACTGGGCTGAGGCAGCAGATGGAGAGCGGGCAGGGCCTGGCGCAGACGTCCAAGACCACCACGGCCGTCTACGTGTTCTTCCTGTCCAGCCTGCTGCAGTCGCGCGGGGGCGGCCAGGAGCAGCGCCTCTCCGCCCACCTGCGGGGCCTCTGCTCGCTGGCCGCGGACGGAATCTGGAACCAGAAGATCCTCTTCGAGGAGCGCGACCTGAGGGACCACGGCCTGCAGGAGGGGGACGTGTCGGCCTTCCTACAGATGAACCTGTTCCAGAAGGAGGTGGACTGCGAGAAGCTCTATAGCTTCATCCACATGACCTTCCAGGAGTTCTTCGCCGCCATGTACTAcctgctggaggaggaggaggcggaggaggacCAGGAGGCGGGCAGGCCCCTGCGGCGCCCGCTGCTTCCGCACCCGCTGCTTCCGCACCGCCCGCCGCTTCCGCACCGCGACGTCAGGGTGCTGCTGGAGAACTACGGCAAGTTCGAGAAGGGATACCTGATTTTCGTCGTCCGCTTCCTCTTCGGCCTCGTGAACCAGGAGAGGACCTCGTACTTGGAGAGGAAACTGAGCTGCAAGATCTCTCAGCAAGTCAGGGTGGAGCTGCTGAAGTGGATTGAAGCCAAAGCCAAGGCCAAGAAGCTGCAGGTGCAGCCCAGCCAGCTGGAGCTGTTCTACTGCCTGTACGAGATGCAGGAGGAGGGCTTCGTGCAGCGGGCCCTGGACCACTTCCCCAAAATGGAGATCAACCTCTCCACCAGGATGGACCACGTGGTCTCCTCCTTCTGCATCAAGAACTGTCGCTGCGTGGAAACACTCTCCCTGGGGTTCCTGCACACCTtgcccaaggaggaggaggaggaggaggaggaggagagcagacaTCTCCACGCCAGCCAGCACGCCCTCCTGGGTCCTCATGCCGCCTCTTCTCCCAG CCTGCTGCGCTGCTCTCTCACCTCCAGCTTCTGCCGGGGCCTCTTCTCGGTTCTGAGCAGCAGTCGGTGCCTGACGGAGCTGGACCTCAGTGACAACGCCCTGGGGGACCCGGGCATGCGGGTGCTGTGCGAGGCCCTCCAGCAGCCGGGCTGCAGCATCCAGAGGCTGTG CAACCAGAAGCTGGTGGAGCTGGACCTGAGTGACAACGCCCTGGGGGACTTCGGTGTCCGGCTTCTGGGCGTGGGCCTGAGGCACCTGCTCTGCTGCCTGCAGAAGCTCTG GTTGGTCAGTTGCTGCCTCACGTCAGCATGTTGCCAGGACCTCGCGGCCGTGCTGAGTGCCAGCCGCTCCCTGACCAGACTCTACATCGGAGAAAACGCCTTGGGCGACTCAGGAATGCGGATCCTCTGCGAGACGGCCAAGCACCCACAGTGCAGCCTGCAGAAGCTGGG GTTGGTGAACTCTGGCCTCACGTCCGCCTGCTGCTCGGCTCTGTCCTCGGTGCTCAGAACGAACCGGAGCCTCACGCACCTTTACCTGCGCGGCAACGCTCTTGGGGACGCGGGCCTCAAGCTCCTCTGCGAGGGGCTCCTGCTCCCCAGCTGCAGGCTGCAGGTGTTGGA ACTGGACAACTGCAGCCTCACCTCACACTGCTGCTGGGACCTCTCCATGATCCTGACCTCCAATCGGAGCCTGCAGAAGCTGAGCCTGAGCAACAACGACCTTGGCGACCTGGGGGTCATGATGCTCTGCGAGGTCCTGAGGCAGCGGGGCTGTTTCCTCCGGAACCTGCA GTTGTGTGAGATGTACTTCAACCACGAGGCGAAGCGTGCCTTGGAAATGCTGCAGGAGGAAAGGCCGGAGCTGACCGTCGTCTTCGAGCCTCTGTGGTAG
- the Nlrp3 gene encoding NACHT, LRR and PYD domains-containing protein 3 isoform X1 produces MASVRCRLARYLEDLEDADLKKFKMHLEDFPLQKGCARLPRGHTERADPVDLATLMIDFNGEERAWAMALCIFAAINRRDLYEKARQEQPEQEDTRVPNPTVVCQEDSTEEEWKSLLTCLSRISICKKKHDYREEYRRHVRSRFHRIEDRNARLGESANLNKRYTRLRLVKEHPSQQQREQELLAIGGAKAWDSPMSPVRLELLFEPEDQHAEPVHTVVFQGAAGIGKTILARKIMLDWASGTLFQDKFDYLFYIHCREVSLVTPRSLGDLIVSCCPGPSPPVHRIMRRPSRILFLMDGFDELQGAFDEHLGVVCTDWRKAERGDVLLSSLIRKKLLPEASLLVTTRPVALEKLQHLLDRPRHVEILGFSEARRKEYFFKYFSDEAQAREAFGLIQENEVLFTMCFIPLVCWIVCTGLRQQMESGQGLAQTSKTTTAVYVFFLSSLLQSRGGGQEQRLSAHLRGLCSLAADGIWNQKILFEERDLRDHGLQEGDVSAFLQMNLFQKEVDCEKLYSFIHMTFQEFFAAMYYLLEEEEAEEDQEAGRPLRRPLLPHPLLPHRPPLPHRDVRVLLENYGKFEKGYLIFVVRFLFGLVNQERTSYLERKLSCKISQQVRVELLKWIEAKAKAKKLQVQPSQLELFYCLYEMQEEGFVQRALDHFPKMEINLSTRMDHVVSSFCIKNCRCVETLSLGFLHTLPKEEEEEEEEESRHLHASQHALLGPHAASSPSLLRCSLTSSFCRGLFSVLSSSRCLTELDLSDNALGDPGMRVLCEALQQPGCSIQRLWLGRCGLSHLCCFDISLVLSSNQKLVELDLSDNALGDFGVRLLGVGLRHLLCCLQKLWLVSCCLTSACCQDLAAVLSASRSLTRLYIGENALGDSGMRILCETAKHPQCSLQKLGLVNSGLTSACCSALSSVLRTNRSLTHLYLRGNALGDAGLKLLCEGLLLPSCRLQVLELDNCSLTSHCCWDLSMILTSNRSLQKLSLSNNDLGDLGVMMLCEVLRQRGCFLRNLQLCEMYFNHEAKRALEMLQEERPELTVVFEPLW; encoded by the exons AAGACACACGGGTCCCCAATCCCACTGTGGTGTGCCAGGAAGACAgcactgaagaggagtggaagAGTTTACTGACCTGTCTTTCCAGAATCTCGATTTGTAAAAAGAAGCATG ATTACCGCGAGGAGTACCGGCGGCACGTGAGGAGCAGGTTCCACCGCATCGAGGACAGGAACGCGCGCCTGGGCGAGAGCGCGAACCTCAACAAGCGCTACACGCGGCTGCGTCTGGTCAAGGAGCACCCGAGCCAGCAGCAGCGGGAGCAGGAGCTGCTGGCCATCGGCGGGGCCAAGGCGTGGGACAGCCCCATGAGCCCCGTCAGGCTGGAGCTGCTGTTCGAGCCCGAGGACCAGCACGCCGAGCCCGTGCACACGGTGGTGTTCCAGGGAGCCGCTGGCATCGGGAAGACCATCCTGGCCAGGAAGATCATGTTGGACTGGGCGTCGGGGACACTCTTCCAGGACAAGTTTGACTATCTGTTCTACATTCACTGTCGCGAGGTGAGCCTGGTGACCCCGAGGAGCCTGGGGGACCTGATCGTTAGCTGCTGCCCTGGCCCCAGCCCGCCCGTGCACAGGATCATGCGCAGGCCCTCCAGGATCCTCTTCCTCATGGACGGCTTCGACGAGCTGCAGGGCGCCTTTGACGAGCACCTGGGCGTGGTCTGCACCGACTGGCGGAAGGCCGAGCGGGGGGACGTCCTCCTGAGCAGCCTCATCAGGAAGAAGCTGCTGCCCGAGGCCTCTCTGCTGGTCACCACCAGGCCCGTGGCCCTGGAGAAGCTGCAGCACCTGCTGGACCGCCCTCGGCACGTGGAGATCCTGGGCTTCTCCGAGGCCAGGAGGAAGGAGTACTTCTTCAAGTACTTCTCGGATGAGGCGCAAGCCAGGGAGGCCTTCGGGCTGATCCAGGAGAACGAGGTCCTCTTCACCATGTGCTTCATCCCCCTGGTCTGCTGGATCGTGTGCACTGGGCTGAGGCAGCAGATGGAGAGCGGGCAGGGCCTGGCGCAGACGTCCAAGACCACCACGGCCGTCTACGTGTTCTTCCTGTCCAGCCTGCTGCAGTCGCGCGGGGGCGGCCAGGAGCAGCGCCTCTCCGCCCACCTGCGGGGCCTCTGCTCGCTGGCCGCGGACGGAATCTGGAACCAGAAGATCCTCTTCGAGGAGCGCGACCTGAGGGACCACGGCCTGCAGGAGGGGGACGTGTCGGCCTTCCTACAGATGAACCTGTTCCAGAAGGAGGTGGACTGCGAGAAGCTCTATAGCTTCATCCACATGACCTTCCAGGAGTTCTTCGCCGCCATGTACTAcctgctggaggaggaggaggcggaggaggacCAGGAGGCGGGCAGGCCCCTGCGGCGCCCGCTGCTTCCGCACCCGCTGCTTCCGCACCGCCCGCCGCTTCCGCACCGCGACGTCAGGGTGCTGCTGGAGAACTACGGCAAGTTCGAGAAGGGATACCTGATTTTCGTCGTCCGCTTCCTCTTCGGCCTCGTGAACCAGGAGAGGACCTCGTACTTGGAGAGGAAACTGAGCTGCAAGATCTCTCAGCAAGTCAGGGTGGAGCTGCTGAAGTGGATTGAAGCCAAAGCCAAGGCCAAGAAGCTGCAGGTGCAGCCCAGCCAGCTGGAGCTGTTCTACTGCCTGTACGAGATGCAGGAGGAGGGCTTCGTGCAGCGGGCCCTGGACCACTTCCCCAAAATGGAGATCAACCTCTCCACCAGGATGGACCACGTGGTCTCCTCCTTCTGCATCAAGAACTGTCGCTGCGTGGAAACACTCTCCCTGGGGTTCCTGCACACCTtgcccaaggaggaggaggaggaggaggaggaggagagcagacaTCTCCACGCCAGCCAGCACGCCCTCCTGGGTCCTCATGCCGCCTCTTCTCCCAG CCTGCTGCGCTGCTCTCTCACCTCCAGCTTCTGCCGGGGCCTCTTCTCGGTTCTGAGCAGCAGTCGGTGCCTGACGGAGCTGGACCTCAGTGACAACGCCCTGGGGGACCCGGGCATGCGGGTGCTGTGCGAGGCCCTCCAGCAGCCGGGCTGCAGCATCCAGAGGCTGTG GCTGGGGCGCTGCGGCCTCTCCCACCTGTGCTGCTTCGACATCTCCTTGGTCCTGAGCAGCAACCAGAAGCTGGTGGAGCTGGACCTGAGTGACAACGCCCTGGGGGACTTCGGTGTCCGGCTTCTGGGCGTGGGCCTGAGGCACCTGCTCTGCTGCCTGCAGAAGCTCTG GTTGGTCAGTTGCTGCCTCACGTCAGCATGTTGCCAGGACCTCGCGGCCGTGCTGAGTGCCAGCCGCTCCCTGACCAGACTCTACATCGGAGAAAACGCCTTGGGCGACTCAGGAATGCGGATCCTCTGCGAGACGGCCAAGCACCCACAGTGCAGCCTGCAGAAGCTGGG GTTGGTGAACTCTGGCCTCACGTCCGCCTGCTGCTCGGCTCTGTCCTCGGTGCTCAGAACGAACCGGAGCCTCACGCACCTTTACCTGCGCGGCAACGCTCTTGGGGACGCGGGCCTCAAGCTCCTCTGCGAGGGGCTCCTGCTCCCCAGCTGCAGGCTGCAGGTGTTGGA ACTGGACAACTGCAGCCTCACCTCACACTGCTGCTGGGACCTCTCCATGATCCTGACCTCCAATCGGAGCCTGCAGAAGCTGAGCCTGAGCAACAACGACCTTGGCGACCTGGGGGTCATGATGCTCTGCGAGGTCCTGAGGCAGCGGGGCTGTTTCCTCCGGAACCTGCA GTTGTGTGAGATGTACTTCAACCACGAGGCGAAGCGTGCCTTGGAAATGCTGCAGGAGGAAAGGCCGGAGCTGACCGTCGTCTTCGAGCCTCTGTGGTAG
- the Nlrp3 gene encoding NACHT, LRR and PYD domains-containing protein 3 isoform X2 — MASVRCRLARYLEDLEDADLKKFKMHLEDFPLQKGCARLPRGHTERADPVDLATLMIDFNGEERAWAMALCIFAAINRRDLYEKARQEQPEQEDTRVPNPTVVCQEDSTEEEWKSLLTCLSRISICKKKHDYREEYRRHVRSRFHRIEDRNARLGESANLNKRYTRLRLVKEHPSQQQREQELLAIGGAKAWDSPMSPVRLELLFEPEDQHAEPVHTVVFQGAAGIGKTILARKIMLDWASGTLFQDKFDYLFYIHCREVSLVTPRSLGDLIVSCCPGPSPPVHRIMRRPSRILFLMDGFDELQGAFDEHLGVVCTDWRKAERGDVLLSSLIRKKLLPEASLLVTTRPVALEKLQHLLDRPRHVEILGFSEARRKEYFFKYFSDEAQAREAFGLIQENEVLFTMCFIPLVCWIVCTGLRQQMESGQGLAQTSKTTTAVYVFFLSSLLQSRGGGQEQRLSAHLRGLCSLAADGIWNQKILFEERDLRDHGLQEGDVSAFLQMNLFQKEVDCEKLYSFIHMTFQEFFAAMYYLLEEEEAEEDQEAGRPLRRPLLPHPLLPHRPPLPHRDVRVLLENYGKFEKGYLIFVVRFLFGLVNQERTSYLERKLSCKISQQVRVELLKWIEAKAKAKKLQVQPSQLELFYCLYEMQEEGFVQRALDHFPKMEINLSTRMDHVVSSFCIKNCRCVETLSLGFLHTLPKEEEEEEEEESRHLHASQHALLGPHAASSPSFCRGLFSVLSSSRCLTELDLSDNALGDPGMRVLCEALQQPGCSIQRLWLGRCGLSHLCCFDISLVLSSNQKLVELDLSDNALGDFGVRLLGVGLRHLLCCLQKLWLVSCCLTSACCQDLAAVLSASRSLTRLYIGENALGDSGMRILCETAKHPQCSLQKLGLVNSGLTSACCSALSSVLRTNRSLTHLYLRGNALGDAGLKLLCEGLLLPSCRLQVLELDNCSLTSHCCWDLSMILTSNRSLQKLSLSNNDLGDLGVMMLCEVLRQRGCFLRNLQLCEMYFNHEAKRALEMLQEERPELTVVFEPLW; from the exons AAGACACACGGGTCCCCAATCCCACTGTGGTGTGCCAGGAAGACAgcactgaagaggagtggaagAGTTTACTGACCTGTCTTTCCAGAATCTCGATTTGTAAAAAGAAGCATG ATTACCGCGAGGAGTACCGGCGGCACGTGAGGAGCAGGTTCCACCGCATCGAGGACAGGAACGCGCGCCTGGGCGAGAGCGCGAACCTCAACAAGCGCTACACGCGGCTGCGTCTGGTCAAGGAGCACCCGAGCCAGCAGCAGCGGGAGCAGGAGCTGCTGGCCATCGGCGGGGCCAAGGCGTGGGACAGCCCCATGAGCCCCGTCAGGCTGGAGCTGCTGTTCGAGCCCGAGGACCAGCACGCCGAGCCCGTGCACACGGTGGTGTTCCAGGGAGCCGCTGGCATCGGGAAGACCATCCTGGCCAGGAAGATCATGTTGGACTGGGCGTCGGGGACACTCTTCCAGGACAAGTTTGACTATCTGTTCTACATTCACTGTCGCGAGGTGAGCCTGGTGACCCCGAGGAGCCTGGGGGACCTGATCGTTAGCTGCTGCCCTGGCCCCAGCCCGCCCGTGCACAGGATCATGCGCAGGCCCTCCAGGATCCTCTTCCTCATGGACGGCTTCGACGAGCTGCAGGGCGCCTTTGACGAGCACCTGGGCGTGGTCTGCACCGACTGGCGGAAGGCCGAGCGGGGGGACGTCCTCCTGAGCAGCCTCATCAGGAAGAAGCTGCTGCCCGAGGCCTCTCTGCTGGTCACCACCAGGCCCGTGGCCCTGGAGAAGCTGCAGCACCTGCTGGACCGCCCTCGGCACGTGGAGATCCTGGGCTTCTCCGAGGCCAGGAGGAAGGAGTACTTCTTCAAGTACTTCTCGGATGAGGCGCAAGCCAGGGAGGCCTTCGGGCTGATCCAGGAGAACGAGGTCCTCTTCACCATGTGCTTCATCCCCCTGGTCTGCTGGATCGTGTGCACTGGGCTGAGGCAGCAGATGGAGAGCGGGCAGGGCCTGGCGCAGACGTCCAAGACCACCACGGCCGTCTACGTGTTCTTCCTGTCCAGCCTGCTGCAGTCGCGCGGGGGCGGCCAGGAGCAGCGCCTCTCCGCCCACCTGCGGGGCCTCTGCTCGCTGGCCGCGGACGGAATCTGGAACCAGAAGATCCTCTTCGAGGAGCGCGACCTGAGGGACCACGGCCTGCAGGAGGGGGACGTGTCGGCCTTCCTACAGATGAACCTGTTCCAGAAGGAGGTGGACTGCGAGAAGCTCTATAGCTTCATCCACATGACCTTCCAGGAGTTCTTCGCCGCCATGTACTAcctgctggaggaggaggaggcggaggaggacCAGGAGGCGGGCAGGCCCCTGCGGCGCCCGCTGCTTCCGCACCCGCTGCTTCCGCACCGCCCGCCGCTTCCGCACCGCGACGTCAGGGTGCTGCTGGAGAACTACGGCAAGTTCGAGAAGGGATACCTGATTTTCGTCGTCCGCTTCCTCTTCGGCCTCGTGAACCAGGAGAGGACCTCGTACTTGGAGAGGAAACTGAGCTGCAAGATCTCTCAGCAAGTCAGGGTGGAGCTGCTGAAGTGGATTGAAGCCAAAGCCAAGGCCAAGAAGCTGCAGGTGCAGCCCAGCCAGCTGGAGCTGTTCTACTGCCTGTACGAGATGCAGGAGGAGGGCTTCGTGCAGCGGGCCCTGGACCACTTCCCCAAAATGGAGATCAACCTCTCCACCAGGATGGACCACGTGGTCTCCTCCTTCTGCATCAAGAACTGTCGCTGCGTGGAAACACTCTCCCTGGGGTTCCTGCACACCTtgcccaaggaggaggaggaggaggaggaggaggagagcagacaTCTCCACGCCAGCCAGCACGCCCTCCTGGGTCCTCATGCCGCCTCTTCTCCCAG CTTCTGCCGGGGCCTCTTCTCGGTTCTGAGCAGCAGTCGGTGCCTGACGGAGCTGGACCTCAGTGACAACGCCCTGGGGGACCCGGGCATGCGGGTGCTGTGCGAGGCCCTCCAGCAGCCGGGCTGCAGCATCCAGAGGCTGTG GCTGGGGCGCTGCGGCCTCTCCCACCTGTGCTGCTTCGACATCTCCTTGGTCCTGAGCAGCAACCAGAAGCTGGTGGAGCTGGACCTGAGTGACAACGCCCTGGGGGACTTCGGTGTCCGGCTTCTGGGCGTGGGCCTGAGGCACCTGCTCTGCTGCCTGCAGAAGCTCTG GTTGGTCAGTTGCTGCCTCACGTCAGCATGTTGCCAGGACCTCGCGGCCGTGCTGAGTGCCAGCCGCTCCCTGACCAGACTCTACATCGGAGAAAACGCCTTGGGCGACTCAGGAATGCGGATCCTCTGCGAGACGGCCAAGCACCCACAGTGCAGCCTGCAGAAGCTGGG GTTGGTGAACTCTGGCCTCACGTCCGCCTGCTGCTCGGCTCTGTCCTCGGTGCTCAGAACGAACCGGAGCCTCACGCACCTTTACCTGCGCGGCAACGCTCTTGGGGACGCGGGCCTCAAGCTCCTCTGCGAGGGGCTCCTGCTCCCCAGCTGCAGGCTGCAGGTGTTGGA ACTGGACAACTGCAGCCTCACCTCACACTGCTGCTGGGACCTCTCCATGATCCTGACCTCCAATCGGAGCCTGCAGAAGCTGAGCCTGAGCAACAACGACCTTGGCGACCTGGGGGTCATGATGCTCTGCGAGGTCCTGAGGCAGCGGGGCTGTTTCCTCCGGAACCTGCA GTTGTGTGAGATGTACTTCAACCACGAGGCGAAGCGTGCCTTGGAAATGCTGCAGGAGGAAAGGCCGGAGCTGACCGTCGTCTTCGAGCCTCTGTGGTAG